From Pseudomonas sp. G.S.17, the proteins below share one genomic window:
- a CDS encoding amidohydrolase family protein: MTQPIFDAHCHIIDPRFPLKANDGFVPKPFCVANYQALAAPLGVVGGAVVSGSFQGFDQGYLLEALRRLGAGFVGVTQVPANITNAELETLNGFGVRAVRFNLRRGGSEQLDQLEFLARRVFERVGWHTELYVDSSELPEIESRLLQLPKVSIDHLGLSAEGLPSVVRLAEGGVHIKASGFGRVDFPVAVVLKAIFAANPHALMFGTDLPSTRAPRPFRTSDINLIKDAIGERDAQMVLWENASMFYRARFV, from the coding sequence ATGACCCAGCCGATTTTCGACGCCCATTGCCACATCATTGACCCGCGCTTTCCCCTCAAGGCCAATGACGGCTTTGTGCCCAAGCCGTTTTGCGTTGCCAACTATCAGGCGTTGGCCGCTCCGTTAGGAGTGGTTGGCGGCGCGGTAGTGTCGGGCTCGTTTCAGGGCTTTGATCAGGGGTATCTGCTCGAAGCGCTGCGCCGACTGGGCGCAGGCTTTGTTGGCGTGACCCAGGTGCCCGCCAATATCACCAACGCCGAACTGGAAACCCTCAATGGGTTTGGCGTGCGCGCAGTGCGCTTCAACCTCAGACGCGGCGGCTCGGAACAACTGGACCAGCTGGAGTTCCTGGCCAGACGAGTATTCGAACGAGTGGGTTGGCATACCGAGCTGTATGTGGATTCCAGCGAATTGCCAGAGATCGAAAGCCGCCTGCTGCAACTGCCGAAAGTCAGCATCGACCATCTGGGCCTGAGCGCAGAAGGCCTGCCCAGCGTGGTCCGACTCGCCGAAGGTGGCGTACATATCAAGGCCAGCGGTTTCGGTCGGGTGGACTTTCCGGTTGCCGTTGTCCTGAAGGCGATCTTCGCCGCCAATCCCCACGCACTGATGTTCGGTACCGATCTTCCCTCGACCCGCGCACCTCGGCCATTTCGAACCAGCGATATCAACCTGATCAAGGACGCCATTGGCGAGCGCGATGCGCAAATGGTGCTTTGGGAAAACGCGTCAATGTTTTATCGGGCGCGATTTGTGTAA
- a CDS encoding MoxR family ATPase, with protein MEHREALIALRTFLSTQILGQEKLIERLLIALLADGHMLVEGAPGLAKTKAIKELAEGIEAQFHRIQFTPDLLPADITGTEIYRPETGSFVFQQGPIFHNLVLADEINRAPAKVQSALLEAMAERQVSVGRSTYELSPLFLVMATQNPIEQEGTYPLPEAQLDRFLMHVKIGFPDAAVERKILQQARGEALNGETKPERRVSQQAIFAARKEILNLYMADAVEEYLVQLVMATRTPGKFDPEMAEWISYGASPRGSIALDRCSRAHAWLAGRDFVSPEDIQAVLFDVLRHRIILSFEAEAAGIDQDRVIQRILDVVAVA; from the coding sequence ATGGAACATCGTGAAGCGCTGATTGCGCTGCGAACATTTCTTTCTACGCAGATTCTCGGCCAGGAAAAGCTGATCGAACGCTTGTTGATCGCCCTGCTTGCCGACGGCCACATGCTGGTCGAAGGTGCGCCCGGTCTGGCCAAGACCAAAGCGATCAAGGAACTGGCTGAAGGCATCGAAGCGCAATTCCATCGCATCCAGTTCACCCCTGACCTGCTGCCTGCCGACATCACCGGCACCGAGATCTATCGTCCGGAAACGGGTAGCTTCGTCTTCCAACAGGGGCCGATCTTCCACAATCTGGTGCTGGCCGACGAAATCAACCGTGCTCCGGCCAAGGTGCAGTCTGCCTTGCTCGAAGCCATGGCCGAGCGGCAAGTCAGCGTCGGGCGCAGCACTTACGAGCTGTCCCCGCTGTTCCTGGTGATGGCGACCCAGAACCCGATCGAACAGGAAGGCACTTATCCGCTGCCGGAAGCACAGCTGGACCGGTTCTTGATGCACGTCAAAATTGGCTTCCCGGACGCCGCTGTCGAACGCAAGATTCTGCAACAGGCCCGAGGCGAAGCGCTCAACGGCGAAACCAAACCCGAGCGCCGGGTCAGCCAGCAAGCGATTTTTGCAGCCCGCAAGGAAATCCTTAACCTCTACATGGCCGATGCCGTAGAGGAATATCTGGTGCAACTGGTCATGGCCACGCGTACGCCCGGCAAGTTCGACCCGGAAATGGCCGAGTGGATTTCCTACGGCGCCAGCCCGCGCGGCTCCATCGCCCTGGACCGCTGCTCACGGGCCCACGCGTGGCTGGCCGGACGCGACTTCGTCAGCCCCGAAGATATTCAAGCGGTACTGTTCGACGTCCTGCGTCACCGGATCATCCTGTCGTTCGAAGCGGAAGCGGCTGGCATCGATCAGGACCGGGTGATCCAGCGCATTCTTGATGTCGTGGCAGTCGCGTGA
- a CDS encoding DUF58 domain-containing protein, with product MQPYLIPQPGIRVSLAELIEMRHRVREVQLFSTPSRRSPLIGLHHSKLRGRGVDFDQVRVYQAGDDVRSIDWRVTARTQEPHTKLFHEERERPIFILVEQSRRLFFGSGLMFKSVLAAQAAALIGWAALIHNDRVGGLVFGDNEHYEIKPRRSKQSLLQLLNRLVRINQSLHTEIAADRDAFGIALRRAREVLRPGSLVVVLCDERALSDAAEQQLSLLSRHCDLLLLPLSDPLDHALPAAGLLRFAERGAQLELDTLDPQLRQTYRAQGEERAARWELLAQKLRVLLMPLSTQREMVEQLREYLNAQRPVKHK from the coding sequence ATGCAACCCTATCTGATTCCTCAGCCAGGCATTCGCGTCAGCCTCGCCGAACTGATCGAAATGCGCCATCGCGTTCGCGAGGTGCAACTGTTCTCCACGCCGAGTCGGCGCAGCCCGCTGATCGGCCTGCATCACTCCAAGCTGCGCGGCCGTGGCGTCGATTTCGATCAGGTCCGGGTTTATCAGGCCGGCGATGACGTGCGCAGCATCGACTGGCGCGTCACGGCCCGTACTCAGGAACCGCACACCAAGCTGTTCCATGAGGAACGCGAACGGCCGATTTTCATCCTGGTCGAGCAAAGCCGTCGGCTGTTCTTTGGTTCCGGCCTGATGTTCAAGTCGGTACTGGCGGCCCAGGCTGCGGCACTGATCGGCTGGGCGGCGCTGATCCACAATGATCGGGTGGGCGGGCTGGTGTTCGGTGACAACGAGCATTACGAAATCAAACCCCGGCGCAGCAAGCAAAGCCTGTTGCAGTTACTCAACCGTCTGGTGCGGATCAATCAATCGCTGCACACCGAAATCGCCGCCGACCGGGACGCGTTTGGTATCGCCCTGCGCCGGGCGCGAGAGGTGTTGCGTCCGGGCAGTCTGGTGGTGGTGCTGTGCGATGAACGAGCGCTCTCGGACGCCGCCGAGCAACAGCTGAGTTTATTGTCGCGACATTGTGATCTGCTGCTGCTGCCTTTATCCGACCCGCTGGACCACGCACTGCCCGCAGCGGGTCTGCTGCGGTTTGCCGAACGTGGCGCGCAACTGGAGCTGGACACCCTCGATCCGCAACTGCGTCAGACCTACCGAGCCCAAGGCGAAGAACGTGCCGCGCGTTGGGAATTGCTCGCGCAGAAACTCCGCGTGCTGCTGATGCCTTTGAGTACACAACGGGAGATGGTCGAACAACTGCGCGAATACCTGAACGCCCAGCGTCCGGTAAAACACAAATGA
- a CDS encoding DUF4381 domain-containing protein produces the protein MNPLDHLQPLIAPQAIGIWPPAPGWWLLLLLIPIAGWGLWRVRHVIPVKAGIRRAEQPLDPVRIAALLELAQMPKPYDGAPAGAWLQQINGLLKRLCRNHYPYSQSHTLNGRKWLAFLDNRCPAAGLTRWMVLVEGAYKPECKLDDKAISGLTQAVETWIRKHV, from the coding sequence ATGAACCCGCTGGATCACCTTCAGCCGCTGATAGCGCCACAAGCCATCGGCATCTGGCCACCTGCGCCGGGCTGGTGGCTGCTGCTGTTGTTGATCCCGATTGCGGGCTGGGGATTATGGCGTGTACGGCATGTGATCCCGGTCAAAGCCGGCATCCGCCGCGCCGAGCAGCCACTGGACCCGGTCCGCATTGCCGCGCTGCTGGAGCTGGCGCAGATGCCCAAACCCTATGACGGCGCTCCGGCAGGGGCCTGGCTGCAGCAAATCAACGGCCTGCTCAAACGTCTTTGCCGCAATCACTACCCGTACAGCCAGAGCCACACGCTGAATGGCCGAAAATGGCTGGCCTTCCTCGATAACCGTTGCCCGGCCGCTGGCTTGACGCGCTGGATGGTACTGGTTGAAGGCGCGTACAAACCGGAATGCAAACTGGACGACAAGGCCATTTCCGGTTTGACCCAGGCGGTTGAAACCTGGATTCGCAAACATGTTTGA
- a CDS encoding VWA domain-containing protein: MFEFAWPWVFALLPLPWVMRILLPAADSGEAALKVSFLSDLEGLVGRRAKANLPAWRQQLPFILLWLLLLVAAARPQWLGEPLPIASSGRDLLVAVDVSGSMDYPDMQWKADEVSRLVLVQHLLGDFLEGRQGDRVGLILFGSQAFVQAPLTFDRHTVRVWLDEARIGIAGKNTAIGDAIGLALKRLRLRPAQSRILVLVTDGANNGGQIDPVTAARLAAEEGVKIYPIGIGADPEKAGSLGMLGLNPSLDLDEPTLKQIAEISGGQYFRARDGDQLEKIRKSLDALEPVAQQPTQARPALALYQWPLAGAMLLSLILVVHERWPNNPLQRLLNRQRFMRDGRQWRERIKRLRRRA; this comes from the coding sequence ATGTTTGAGTTCGCCTGGCCGTGGGTCTTCGCCCTGCTGCCCTTGCCCTGGGTGATGCGTATATTGCTGCCCGCAGCCGACAGCGGCGAGGCGGCGCTGAAAGTCAGTTTCCTCAGCGATCTGGAAGGTCTGGTGGGCCGTCGCGCCAAGGCCAACCTCCCGGCATGGCGGCAACAGTTGCCGTTCATTCTGTTGTGGCTGCTGTTGTTGGTCGCCGCCGCACGCCCGCAATGGTTGGGTGAGCCGCTGCCGATCGCGTCCAGCGGCCGGGATTTGCTGGTCGCGGTGGATGTGTCCGGTTCCATGGACTATCCCGACATGCAGTGGAAAGCCGACGAGGTCAGCCGACTGGTGCTGGTCCAGCATCTGTTGGGGGATTTTCTTGAAGGCCGTCAGGGGGATCGCGTCGGGCTGATCCTGTTCGGCAGCCAGGCGTTCGTTCAGGCGCCGCTGACCTTTGATCGCCACACCGTGCGCGTCTGGCTGGATGAAGCGCGAATTGGCATTGCCGGTAAAAATACCGCCATTGGCGACGCCATTGGCCTGGCCCTCAAACGCTTGCGTCTGCGCCCGGCCCAAAGCCGGATTCTGGTGCTGGTCACCGATGGCGCCAACAATGGCGGCCAGATCGACCCGGTGACTGCCGCCCGCCTTGCCGCTGAAGAAGGCGTGAAAATTTACCCTATCGGCATCGGTGCGGACCCGGAAAAAGCCGGTTCGCTGGGCATGCTCGGGCTCAATCCGAGCCTGGATCTGGACGAACCTACCCTCAAGCAGATTGCCGAAATCAGCGGTGGCCAGTATTTCCGGGCCCGGGACGGCGATCAGCTGGAGAAGATCCGCAAAAGTCTTGACGCGCTGGAACCGGTCGCGCAACAACCGACTCAGGCGCGCCCGGCGCTGGCGCTTTATCAGTGGCCGCTGGCTGGCGCCATGCTGCTGAGCCTGATCCTTGTGGTGCACGAGCGCTGGCCGAATAATCCGTTGCAGCGCCTGCTCAACCGGCAACGTTTCATGCGCGACGGGCGCCAATGGCGCGAGCGAATCAAGCGATTGCGGAGGCGCGCATGA
- a CDS encoding VWA domain-containing protein, which yields MISLWPHWFRPWWLLLLPLLVWLLWRLWHRQKRAGRWQMILPVAFHAVLLNGGKGRDNKTPWIFLGVAWMLAMLALLGPGWQRVEQFSQKPVDPLVILLEVTPEMLATDSPPTRMEQAKRKLQDLLQARSDSQTAIIVYAGSAHTLVPLSDDLATIRNLLDAVKPSIMPQAGHRADLAMHQALGLLKQAALGRGRILLIGSSLSEQERQGIRQALVGQSPPLLILGVGTAEGAPVLQEKGGLLKDSQGAILLPRLDSASLADFAGQLGGQYRQVRMDDDDLRELGLLDGPKALRSDGQLIQLDSWADQGHWFLLPLLVLAACAGRRGWLLCLPLLLMLPQNSYAFDFQDLWLRPDQQGQRLLEQHRPAEAARQFENPQWKGIALYEAGDYASAAQRFAEGNSAADHYNRGNALARSGELEAALDAYEQALERQPDLQAAVKNKALVEQILEQSKQPKAAEPAETKPSDGDDDGDNAQSQTATAQQPQDKDKDKEPTEPGEENSPGTEPPPRNGGNPAPGSPLDDNETTQPPIRPPDRPMDGERRQALEQWLRQIPDDPGELLRRKFWYQQQQRQEKTR from the coding sequence ATGATCAGCCTCTGGCCGCACTGGTTCCGCCCTTGGTGGCTGCTGCTGTTGCCTCTACTCGTCTGGCTGCTTTGGCGGCTCTGGCATCGGCAGAAACGCGCCGGGCGCTGGCAGATGATCTTGCCGGTTGCGTTCCATGCGGTGCTGCTCAATGGTGGCAAGGGTCGCGACAATAAAACCCCGTGGATATTCCTTGGGGTGGCCTGGATGCTGGCGATGCTGGCCTTGCTCGGCCCTGGCTGGCAGCGCGTGGAACAATTCAGCCAGAAACCGGTAGACCCGCTGGTGATATTGCTGGAGGTCACTCCGGAAATGCTCGCCACTGACAGCCCGCCAACCCGGATGGAGCAGGCCAAACGCAAACTGCAGGATCTGTTGCAGGCGCGCAGCGATTCGCAAACCGCCATCATTGTTTACGCGGGCAGTGCCCACACGCTGGTGCCGCTGTCGGACGATCTGGCCACCATCCGCAACCTGCTCGATGCGGTCAAACCTTCGATCATGCCGCAGGCCGGGCACCGCGCGGATCTCGCCATGCATCAGGCGTTGGGTCTGCTCAAGCAAGCGGCGCTGGGCCGTGGCCGAATCTTGCTGATCGGTTCGTCGTTGAGCGAACAGGAGCGCCAGGGTATTCGTCAGGCATTGGTGGGCCAGAGTCCGCCACTATTGATCCTGGGTGTCGGCACGGCCGAAGGCGCGCCGGTGCTTCAGGAAAAAGGCGGGTTGCTCAAGGACAGCCAGGGGGCAATTTTGCTGCCGCGTCTGGACAGTGCCAGCCTGGCTGACTTCGCCGGTCAGCTCGGCGGCCAATACCGACAAGTGCGAATGGATGACGACGACCTGCGCGAGCTTGGCTTGCTCGATGGGCCAAAAGCCCTGCGCAGCGACGGGCAACTGATTCAGCTGGACAGTTGGGCCGACCAGGGGCACTGGTTTCTGCTGCCGCTGCTAGTGCTGGCGGCTTGCGCCGGTCGTCGCGGCTGGTTGCTGTGCCTGCCGCTGCTGCTGATGCTGCCGCAGAACAGCTATGCGTTCGACTTTCAGGACTTGTGGTTGCGTCCCGATCAGCAGGGCCAGCGCTTGCTGGAGCAGCATCGCCCCGCCGAAGCGGCCCGGCAGTTCGAAAACCCGCAATGGAAAGGTATCGCGCTCTACGAAGCAGGCGACTATGCCAGTGCCGCCCAGCGCTTCGCTGAAGGGAATAGCGCGGCGGACCACTACAATCGCGGCAACGCGCTGGCGCGCAGTGGCGAACTGGAGGCGGCGCTGGACGCTTACGAACAGGCGCTGGAGCGACAACCGGATCTGCAAGCGGCCGTGAAGAACAAGGCGTTGGTCGAGCAGATCCTTGAGCAGAGCAAGCAACCCAAAGCAGCGGAGCCTGCCGAGACCAAGCCCAGCGATGGTGACGACGACGGCGACAATGCCCAAAGCCAGACGGCGACCGCGCAACAGCCTCAAGACAAGGACAAGGACAAGGAACCCACCGAGCCCGGCGAGGAAAACAGTCCCGGTACTGAACCCCCGCCGCGTAATGGCGGCAATCCGGCGCCCGGTTCGCCTCTGGACGATAACGAAACCACCCAACCGCCGATCCGGCCTCCGGACCGTCCGATGGATGGCGAACGTCGGCAAGCGCTGGAGCAATGGCTACGCCAGATTCCGGATGATCCAGGGGAATTGCTGCGCCGCAAATTCTGGTACCAACAGCAACAGCGTCAGGAAAAAACCCGATGA
- a CDS encoding BatD family protein has translation MSRVYTLLISLLLCLVALPNQAAELTASVDRARLNSGETVELTLETSDVTQFGKPDLSSLERDFDVRGTRQVNRLNTLNGGNQATTRWIITLLPRQTGSVIIPALELGELKSEPITLQVIQSNEQDQPGKLAPVFFDASLDQDSVYVQAQAVLNLRIYHSVALFDDSNLTPLEVPDARIEKLGESKTYEKLINGIRHGVIEMRYAIYPQHSGTLVIPPQVFSATLVQPAAENAQTNDPVNPFGPQPGKVVRVNSAPLPLTVKAKPADYPADAPWLPARSVNLSESWSPEPGHSQVGESLTRILTLKVEGLSSAQLPPLPATDLSSLRRYPDQPQLANLASERGIIGTREEREALVPNRVGAIDLPAVDIVWWNTREDHLEHTSLAARTLQISSNPSLEVDTPVNNDPGGVTVIGPPVWPWQMSTLFFAFTTLIGVILWWRARWQPAVARVAQAGPSPRTVLDDLKRASLANDPHATRQALDAWARQQPETLADMAARFVPLSDALDGLNGALYSETGQLWLGEDLWRAIRMLPASEHVQDAASDQSLPPLYPK, from the coding sequence ATGAGTCGCGTGTACACCTTATTGATCAGCTTGCTGCTCTGTCTGGTTGCCCTGCCCAACCAGGCGGCGGAACTGACCGCGAGCGTGGATCGCGCCCGGCTCAACTCCGGGGAAACCGTCGAGCTGACCCTGGAAACCAGCGATGTCACCCAATTCGGCAAGCCTGACCTCAGCTCTTTGGAGCGCGACTTCGACGTGCGCGGCACGCGGCAGGTCAATCGCCTCAATACACTGAACGGCGGCAACCAGGCGACGACGCGCTGGATCATCACCTTGTTGCCGAGGCAGACCGGGTCGGTGATCATTCCGGCGCTGGAGTTGGGGGAACTGAAGAGCGAGCCGATCACCCTGCAAGTGATCCAGAGCAACGAGCAGGATCAGCCCGGCAAACTGGCGCCGGTATTCTTCGACGCCAGCCTCGATCAGGACAGCGTTTACGTGCAGGCGCAGGCGGTGCTGAACCTGCGCATCTATCACTCGGTTGCGCTGTTCGATGACAGCAACCTCACGCCCCTTGAAGTGCCCGATGCGCGCATCGAAAAACTCGGTGAATCGAAGACCTACGAGAAACTCATCAACGGCATCCGCCATGGCGTGATCGAGATGCGTTATGCCATTTATCCACAGCACAGCGGCACCCTGGTGATTCCGCCGCAAGTGTTCAGTGCCACACTGGTCCAGCCCGCCGCGGAAAACGCCCAGACCAACGATCCGGTCAATCCCTTCGGCCCGCAGCCGGGCAAGGTGGTGCGGGTCAATTCGGCGCCGCTGCCGCTAACCGTCAAGGCCAAGCCTGCCGACTATCCGGCCGATGCGCCCTGGCTACCGGCCCGCAGCGTCAATCTGAGTGAAAGCTGGAGCCCGGAACCGGGCCACAGCCAGGTGGGCGAATCCTTGACGCGCATCCTGACGCTCAAGGTCGAGGGCCTTTCCAGCGCCCAACTGCCGCCGTTGCCAGCCACCGACCTCAGCAGCCTGCGACGCTATCCCGACCAGCCGCAACTGGCCAATCTGGCCAGCGAGCGCGGCATCATCGGCACGCGTGAAGAACGCGAAGCACTGGTGCCGAACCGGGTTGGCGCCATCGACCTGCCGGCCGTCGATATTGTCTGGTGGAACACCCGCGAAGACCACCTGGAACATACCTCGCTGGCCGCACGCACCTTGCAGATCAGCAGCAACCCAAGCCTGGAAGTGGACACTCCGGTGAATAACGACCCAGGCGGCGTCACGGTGATCGGTCCGCCTGTCTGGCCGTGGCAGATGAGCACATTGTTCTTTGCCTTTACCACGCTGATCGGGGTGATTCTCTGGTGGCGCGCACGCTGGCAACCGGCGGTGGCGCGAGTGGCCCAGGCCGGGCCGAGCCCGCGCACAGTGCTGGATGATCTCAAACGCGCCAGTCTGGCCAACGACCCTCATGCGACCCGTCAGGCGCTGGACGCCTGGGCACGTCAGCAACCGGAAACCCTGGCCGACATGGCGGCCCGTTTCGTCCCGCTGTCCGACGCCCTCGATGGTCTGAACGGCGCGCTGTACAGTGAAACCGGCCAACTGTGGCTGGGCGAAGACCTGTGGCGCGCAATCCGTATGCTGCCTGCGTCAGAACACGTTCAGGATGCGGCGAGCGACCAGAGTCTGCCGCCGTTGTATCCCAAGTAG